CTAAATTGGTATCACCTGGAGcaaatctgaaaaataaatatttccaaTAAGTGGTATAGATCTAGATGTAAGGAAACAACATGGAGAAATAGAGGACATTTCTCAACTTGCGACATAGattaataaagaataataaaggACAAGCTTCCAAGGCTTCAGATTCCTGGCTGCGTGCTTTTAAGAACTTCATTTACCATCCAACCACTAGAAATGACTAGCAACAAATAATTGCAATCATCGTTGGTTTGGCTTAAAACACTCCATCTTAGAAGTCAAACAttgtttctcaattaaatcTGAAAAATGGTTAAATGGACCAATTCTCCCATTCTGTACCCCACCTCATTTACACATATTTCTATAAACTAACCAATCATTGGTCAAAATCTCCATCTCGTTTTCTTTTTGAGATTACAGAAAGCAGctcatttcatcttcttctttagatGGATTTAAGCTTTATAATCAGAAATTGCAAGATTTTTCTGATAGAATAGTGAGAAAATACATGTTTGTAGGAGTCTTGGTTAAGAACTTCTTTGGCTTCAGATAATCAACCTTGCATGAGCAGATGATACAGAGGATTTTACTGGCAAGACTTAAATACCACAGAAGGGGCTTCTCTATGACTCTCATAGTGGCAGCATAAGCAATTTAATGGCAATAAATTGAATTTGCTCATCACATCCAgcataaaatttcaatatttttttatttgtattatgtGAACTTAAATTAGCTTATTTGCTTTTCTAATTGTCACAGAAAATGATAATCTGGAATTCTGTCCAAAACATCAATCATTTATAGGATGGCTGAAACAATTAAATTGCACCCTGCTAGCTCCTTTACACGgataacaaacataaaaaacaattccaaaatCAGTTTAAATCAAGCATGGTAACTTATTATGTGTTCTTGTTTAGTGGTTGGATGCAGCTTTTATGTCAAAATTTTATCTCATGATGATGCAGAAACATCCATACTTGTAATAACTTTTGAGAAAGAGTTAGAGATATACATAGATAGATTTCAAAGACTCATCTGCTACAGTTACTAAAATTTTGAGGTGCACCTCATCGCCTAGGcattttataaagttaaatgACATGATTCTGAAACTTATTTAACTATCTATATGCAACATACTAGCATTTAGATTGAACTCATCTACCACAGGCATAGATAATAAAATGAGAATCAGAtttgtttgtttaattcaattttaacttGAATCAAAGTACTTCCATCCTAAAATTGGTAAGATATATCCTCCCTCAATCTAATTCAAATTGAGAAGGTGCTACCCCAGAAAGTtcggttaaaaaaaaaggatcaaatttggATTTAATGATTTAGATGATGGGTTCAATGCTATCATATCTTTGACTAATTCCCTGTGAAGATATTTCATCAACTCTATTCATTTTCAACCTAATGATTGAGAAATAATCACAAATCATAAACTAGGCATTAACaatttcaaaactttgatttctcTTAACATAAGCAACCTTTAAGGCTCTAACTGTCAGCATTGTAGAGATCTTCCAATAGTTTTGACAAGAGTTCTAGGCATATCAAGGTAGAACACAGCAAACATGGAAAGCTATTTGCACAACAACCATAATTCATCGCTATCATAGTAAGACCGGCCCCAACTAGTTTGGTACTAAGGCTTAGTTGTGGTTGTTATTATAGAGTACATAAAGCCACCAATCTAAAACAACACTACAAAAAACAGCCCTAATTCAACGTTATCTGTACCTGTGAAAATCTGAAAATCTAAATGCCCAGTACATATTTTCAAGCTAAAGTCAATATCCATTTGATAGTACAGAAAGAAGATAGCAAGGAAAAGGAGGTAACATCATACTACATGACAAAATgctaagagaagaaaacaagaaataacAAATCAATGGGTGCATAGAAAAAGGGAGATGAAATAATACCCATAAACAGTAACCCATTCTTCCTCGTCAAGGTTACCTGCAGGCACGCAGTTCCTATGCTTCTCCGGTCTTGCAACTTCTCGAGGCGGTGGAAGTGTAATTAAAGCACCAGGCTGGACCACACCCTCAACTGGAGAACCTTTGCCTTTGTCTTCGTGTTCGCTGCTTCTAGCTTTTGACGGTGACCACCAAGTCGAAATCGGAGAGCCCTGTTGAGTGTTCTGCCCACTGATCAAAGCAAAGGAAGTAGTTGCCTCGGATTTGGTTTTTGGGGGAGTACCAAACTCCCTCCCAGAAGACTGAAATGGAGATGTTGTAGGGTGAGATTTGATGTCAGGAGATAAAGGGTAATCAGGAATCCCAGACTCGGGAGAGATTTCCGAACGGTCCTCCAAGGTGTGAaagggaggaggaggaagatcGGAACCCCCAAAATTGTCACGCCATAGAGCAGATACAGCAGCAGCCTGAGCTGGAGTCGAGAACTTCCCTTTACCAGTAGAAACAGGAGATGCCAAATCTTGGAAAAACAAGGATTGCCTCCCAGAGGATTTATTCACTAAactcatctttctttcttcttcttctaacaACACACCTAAAGCAAAGCAAAAGGAAACCTCTCCTCTCTACTACAACCTAAAGCAACACAGAAATCAATCAgcaaaatatttagaaaaacaatgGGAATTTCTGAAGAGAAAGGGAGAGAGTACCTGTGAGTTTAGGGATTTTCCCTCCTAAAAGCAAGTAAGCTGAGGAGAGAGCTATAGCCTTGTCTGGGTCTCAACTGTAATGGAGCCCTAATACCCCGATTCTGTGAATTCAAatcttttttgagtttttttacttGTTGAGTGATGGAAATACCCTCCCTTCTGGGTCTCTTTCTTCGCCGCCTTATATGAGGGCACTTTCGTGATTTCGTTATTTGACaccgttctttttttttaacccccTGCTACCATAATTTTAGACATCCTAGCCCAAcactttgaatttgtttttgaatgtaCCCTTTAATCAGAGACGGAGTAGACCGTTATTTAAATGTATCCAAGTATTTTATGACGATACGACATGATATGGCATGTTTGGGAGTTTCTCGAACCGTGTTTCtgaaacattttatattttttgttttaagttaatattttatattttttagatttttaatatgctgattataaaaaataaattttaaaaaatataatatatatttaaagcatttccgaaaaaaaatacattttaaaacacaaacttCTACTACATTTCTAAATAGATTTTATAACACTTCATGCGACcctaatttttatagaaaaaaataaaacaaaccacACATTGTGTATTTATCCAATTTCTAATTAATGGAGGggtggataaaaaaattgagcttgggtttttttgatacaaaattttaatttttaatctatttttagcTAATAAACAtccttataatattaataaactaatttatcAACTTAAAACGCCTTGAAATTCATCCAAAAAcacataatcaaataaaaaaaaactttatcaatcccaatatatttttttcaagcaacTTGGAGGTCAAAAAAATACCCCTATTGAATTTCTTTCATGTAGATGAGCCATTGATACAAAGATCTTTCATTTTAGTGCCCATAACATAATCAACCAAtaactttctattttctttcttaatttccctcaaatttctctctcatctctcaaactcataaactgaaaaataaacaaaatgaatttttttgaccaaaaaaaaattataattcaagattgatcatgaattttattcatgtttttatagTACGACTCTCtcacttttgattttgtttttctcctaCAATTTGAAACTTTATCTCATGGAATTAGgtcacaaaaataattaaagaaaaaaaaacaatcaaacggtgtgattatgaaattgaaaaaaaaaagaccaaaatgaaacaaaaaaaaaatgaatagtgAAGCACCATAATAAACTTCAAATCTTTTAGTGTTTTagataatattagttttttttttttttttgctcatgtTATGCTACAggttaaatcaagaaaacaattcaagctaaaaaaaagtttatattataggAAACTCTTTGACTTTGTTATTAAACTCGATCTAACAGGGgcaactttaaaaattatcattgcAACTCCTTGCCTAATcgaatttcaaatcaaatcgtGTGAATGTTTTACTGATGTGACCTAGGCGACTTGATGGGTTTACAAATAACTCGTGCAACTGGTAAAAAGTGTGgtttaccttttaaaaaaaatttcaatataatatttttatatatatattgagacgatgatatattagattgacgtgagcttcatgatttaaaccaaaaaactcACAACCCAAATCACAAACTCCACTAGGTTTTAcaactttgtttatttatgctattttttacttaatgatataataataaaaatatacgcTCGTAAAATGGGGCATCAACCAAAtgtcatgatttttgtttgcgACTACGAGCtaaaacctcataaaaagtaaaccaaaataaattgtgcatatcaattcaatattaatcaaatgttgaagaataaaattgtaaaaaataaaataaaaaagattcaatcgagaaaaatggaaaatagatttaaaatagGGAAACTATTTATCATTGTTATAAAACACAAACCAACAGGTCAACCTTAAAAATTTTGACATGACTCTTTGCTTAGGCCAAACTTAAAATTAACTTGTATAGGAATTGATTCTACATGACCTAGTTGAGTTGGTAGGTCCAAAAACAACTCGAACaacctataaaaatataacttggctttaaaaaaacatcatgatgataattttttttaatattaaaattgttgCACCTGAtatcacaacaacatttaaaattagaaggaaaaaaagaaaaaagaatagataTATATCATCTTGGTTATGAAAGAAAGGGATTTATaaagctcaaaaggtgtttcAAGGTTTTAAAAACTTAGGATCACCATCATCAACTTAACTCATCGTGTCTTTCAATCCTTTTCTCTTGCTGtgtttctttgatttgccttttttattgctttgatAAGGCATCCTTATTTGTTTTGACTgttaattttcctttttgatctaggcatgccccctagtatttgattttcttagcttgttttgtcttttggctttctcatg
This genomic interval from Populus alba chromosome 1, ASM523922v2, whole genome shotgun sequence contains the following:
- the LOC118047601 gene encoding nuclear pore complex protein NUP35 — translated: MSLVNKSSGRQSLFFQDLASPVSTGKGKFSTPAQAAAVSALWRDNFGGSDLPPPPFHTLEDRSEISPESGIPDYPLSPDIKSHPTTSPFQSSGREFGTPPKTKSEATTSFALISGQNTQQGSPISTWWSPSKARSSEHEDKGKGSPVEGVVQPGALITLPPPREVARPEKHRNCVPAGNLDEEEWVTVYGFAPGDTNLVLREFEKCGVIMKHVPGPREANWMHILYQSRADAQKALSKNGIQINGVLIIGVKLVDPMQRQALNERINHQGFMTLPPPSSTRTPESNASRASPRPHYLQNGNTSARQSGGVIASPAKSMVSKIFDVMFGI